In Chloroflexota bacterium, a single window of DNA contains:
- a CDS encoding minor capsid protein: protein MNLNLIHTVPRRLMDDLRVEIDVAFSTEPFNQEDLRRVVREKGQSAGYNLRRITRDQTNKAIGNLTKARHEQLGIEQYVRRTAQDERVRPAHATLNGTTQRWDEPPAEGHPGQPIQCRCVAEPVIPEAAGLAA from the coding sequence GTGAACCTGAACCTGATCCACACGGTTCCCAGACGCCTGATGGACGACCTGCGCGTGGAAATCGACGTGGCGTTCAGCACCGAGCCGTTCAACCAGGAGGATCTGCGGCGCGTCGTGCGTGAGAAGGGCCAGAGCGCGGGCTATAACTTGCGCCGCATCACACGCGACCAGACGAACAAGGCGATCGGCAATCTGACCAAGGCGCGGCACGAGCAGCTCGGCATCGAGCAGTACGTGCGGCGCACCGCGCAAGACGAGCGCGTGCGTCCGGCGCACGCCACCCTGAACGGCACGACGCAGCGCTGGGATGAGCCGCCGGCGGAAGGGCATCCCGGTCAGCCAATCCAGTGCCGCTGCGTCGCCGAGCCCGTGATTCCCGAAGCTGCTGGCCTGGCCGCATGA
- a CDS encoding HIT domain-containing protein: MVRISKHRSLLSPDSPGNDLVIPLAHHENIYALPDDLAARVAHVARRVAMAMRRGYPCDGVTVRQNNEPAGGQDVWHLHTHVIPRHADIGSAESRVVRPDDAERRRSA; encoded by the coding sequence ATGGTGCGGATCTCAAAGCACCGCAGCCTCCTGAGCCCGGATAGCCCCGGTAACGACCTGGTGATCCCGCTGGCCCACCACGAGAACATCTATGCGCTCCCCGACGACCTGGCAGCGCGCGTCGCCCACGTCGCGCGGCGCGTCGCCATGGCCATGCGTCGTGGCTATCCCTGCGATGGCGTGACCGTGCGTCAAAACAACGAGCCGGCCGGCGGCCAGGACGTCTGGCACCTGCATACGCACGTGATTCCGCGACACGCGGACATCGGCTCGGCCGAATCGCGCGTCGTGCGCCCGGACGACGCCGAGCGCAGGCGCTCCGCGTAG